The following proteins are encoded in a genomic region of Nicotiana sylvestris chromosome 4, ASM39365v2, whole genome shotgun sequence:
- the LOC138890500 gene encoding mannose/glucose-specific lectin-like produces the protein MMMDSTLDTPLIVSQHSNSKFYFTSKVTFEKAPLEYLTGITGTLGRFNGHLVVKSLCFITNVKSYGPFDSERVPDSGKRSSFHPLMKDWAIVGFYRHAGSYLDAIGIYLQKITRPTLPEELEFDDQKSEEGGG, from the exons ATGATGATGGATTCTACACTGGATACACCTCTGATTGTTAGCCAACATAGTAATTCTAAATTTTATTTCACGTCAAAA GTGACTTTTGAGAAAGCGCCCTTGGAATATTTGACAGGAATAACAGGGACTTTGGGTCGTTTTAATGGCCATTTGGTTGTAAAATCTCTATGTTTTATAACCAATGTGAAGAGTTATGGACCTTTTGATTCTGAGCGTGTGCCTGATTCTGGGAAAAGAAGCTCTTTTCATCCTCTGATGAAAGATTGGGCTATTGTTGGATTTTACAGGCACGCTGGCTCGTACCTTGATGCTATTGGTATTTATTTGCAGAAAATTACTCGTCCCACTTTACCAGAAGAACTTGAATTTGATGACCAGAAATCTGAAGAAGGCGGCGGATGA